DNA from Candidatus Binataceae bacterium:
GCTGTTCGTCGGCGACACTCCGCGCGAGGACGTGCTTGGGCCGCGGCGCGCCGCGATGCGCGTGGCGTGGGTCAACAAGCGCGGCGCTCCGCTGCCCGACGGCATCCCCGAGCCCGACCTGATGGTTCGCGACATCGCCGAGCTCCCCGGGCTGCTCGGCGTGTGACTCCCGATGCTGCGGCGGCCGGCAATCGCGGTGATCGGCGGCGGCGACGGCGTGAGCGTCGAGGTGCTCGAACTTGCCCACAAGGTCGGCGCCGAGATCGGCGGGCACGGCGGGACGCTGGTCTGCGGCGGGCGCGGCGGCGTGATGGAAGCGGCGGCGCGCGGCGCGTACGAGCGTGGCGCGCACACTATCGGGATCCTGCCCGGATACGATCACGGGACGGCCAATCCGCATATCGAGTTCGCGATCGCGACCGGGATGGGTGAGGCGCGCAACGCCGTCGTGGTCGGCAGCGCCGACGCAGTGGTGGCGCTCACCGGCGAGGGCGGCACGCTCAGCGAAATCGGCCTTGCGCTCAAGATCGGCCGTCCGGTCGTCGCGCTGCGCGCGTGGCCAAATATCGAGGGAATCGAGCATGCCGAAGATCCCGCGGC
Protein-coding regions in this window:
- a CDS encoding TIGR00725 family protein produces the protein MLRRPAIAVIGGGDGVSVEVLELAHKVGAEIGGHGGTLVCGGRGGVMEAAARGAYERGAHTIGILPGYDHGTANPHIEFAIATGMGEARNAVVVGSADAVVALTGEGGTLSEIGLALKIGRPVVALRAWPNIEGIEHAEDPAAAVGEAIRMARLMAARQARRARRAKPNAADQAPEAGDGRKGTKP